From the genome of Sinanaerobacter sp. ZZT-01:
TCCGGCTCTGCGGCCTCGTCCTGCACCATGTCTGCAAACATGGATTTTTGAAGTTGCTCAAATCGTTGCTGGATACGCTTGTTTTGCTGATAACGGCTGGCATCCAGCTTCATTTCAAGCTGTCCATCCTGCCCCGGCTCCAAAACAACCTGAACCTCTCCGGTGGCAATATAGAAAGAATTGCACACCATTTCCAAGTAGGGATAACCCAGCCGTGAAATCTCAAAGGGAGTGGCTTTGCAAGCGCTGTTATAGGAAAACAGGTTGTGGGCAATGTCAACGACAAAGCGTGTACGCTCGTCAAAATCACGGGTTGCACGTTTTATGCCGGTGAAGCCGATGCCGTCCACGTTCACATATCTGCGGGCGGTTTCGTACAGCTCCGGGTCATAGGACAGCAGATAAAAAGCCGCATGATAAGCAGGGTCGAGGTCATCCGCCCGCTTTGTCAGTGCGGCAAGTTCTTTGTATCGGTTTGCCTGTGTCATAGGCTCAATACTCCTGTTCCGCTTCATAATAGAAGCTGATAAAATCGCTTAGTACGGAGTCAACGCTATATTCCTTGTGCAGCTCATCAGCATATCGCTTGATGATAACCAGTTCGTCCTCAGTGGGATATTCGCTTTCTCCATTTCCCACTGAGTAAGAATACACACCGGCATTGACTTGCGCATCGGTGGTTCCCTCCATAAAGTTTTGAAAGCCGTCACTGGCTTCCAAATCGTCACGGTCGCAAAATCCCGACACTAAAAAGCTGGTATAACCGAAATCCGTCTGAAGCGCCACTTCGGTATAAATCAGGCTTCTACGGTCAAGCTCCAGCTTTTCGATTTCAACCTTGGACTGTATCTCGGTAATTTCCTCATAGGCGACCGCTGCTTCGGGGAACTGTACAAGGGAAATTGGCTCTGTTATCTGCATATCATCGTAGGTCTGCACAAAGCCGTATTGCAGCTTATCAAAGCTGACTTCCTCATTTTTGAAGTCCTCTTGAAAACAAAGCCATGGTTTCGTCAGTAGTAACGCCTAATATACGCATACTGTCTTTGCCTGCCCATGCGTCGCAGGCTGATAAGATGTAAATATTGGATGCCATTGGATTCCTCCCATCAAAGATTTTGAAATGTGCCTTAAAGCTCCTGCTCCATACCCGTTTCCTGATTGAAAGCAGCATAATCAGAGTTCTGCTGAAATCTCTGTTTCAGTTCAGCCGTTTCCTCTTTCACAGTAGCCATGGAAAGAGTATGTTCTTTTCCATCATAGTAATAAACCTCATCGGAAAGCTGTTCTTCCGGCGGCACAGCTTCTTGATTTACCCCCATCACCATGGCCTGAAGTTCTGCGGCGTTTACCTCTCCTGTGTCCCGCATCAAAAGCAGTTCATGGACACTGCTGGGCAGAATGAAAAGATTTGACTGCGCATTATCAGAAATCTGCTGTAATACCTCTGGGTATAACAGAGTAGCCGCACCATACTGTTTTGAGGGAGTGGTAAGGACATACGGCTCATAAGACTTCATCTCACATACCTCCGGCATCTCCCAATTCACCTCATTGGAAAACATAGAAGGCGGGAACATCATTTCACCAATAACGGATTGTAGTGTTGTTATCTGTGCCGGATAGGCTTTGACGGTATTCTTTAGCGCATCCTGATACACCACCTCAGAATCCAGCTTCCATCGTTCCATCAGTTCCTTTGTAACCCGAATGGTGGCGGAGCTGTGGTCATCCTCGTGAACAGGGATTTTGAGAACAGCCGCTAAATCCGTGTGATCAATGGATTTGCTGAACGCTTCCTTTAACAACATCTGGTTCATATCACGATTGATTATCTGAACCACAATCCGGTCTTTTATCTGCTCGTAGTCAGACAAATCCTCCGGCAGATTTTCAAAGGACCGGACTGCCCTATGAAAATATTGGGCAGCGATGTCCGTCAGAATTTCATTCAAGCTGACACCATTTTCATAAAGTTCAAAATACCCGTTGAGGTAAATTTGTGGTACTAAGGAGTCCTGCTCCCGACGTATGGTAATCCCATCCATCTCTTGATCATTGGTTTTCACCATGTGATTTAGTTCTACCTTGGCATCTTGGTACTCCTTTGGGAAATAGTCCTTCGCTTGGTTACACACTGCGTCTAAAAATTGCTGATAATCCATTAAATTCATAAAAATGCTCCTTTCCATCACAGCTTATCTGCAAGACCACGCAGATTGTCAGTGTCCTGCAAAAAGCTGTTGATTTGAAAATCTTTTTTCTGCATATAGTCCACCCCCAGCGTGACCGCTTCATTTAACATTTGGTCAAACTGATCCTCTGTTCCATCGTGGGCAAGGTTCATCAAAACCTTAATCAGTAAAAAGAACCCTGCGGCGTCTATCTTGCCTGACTTCATCAGCATTTTGGCAAGACGATTGGTCTGTTGCTCTGCAACCGCTTTGATGTCCTCGATGTGATAGACCGCAGTAAATTCCTGTCTGATAATACTGGAAATAAAATCTACATTTTGGGTGTAGCCCTCAATGTCCAGTCCCTTTTCGATAAAGCGACGGATCTGCTCATTTCTGGACACATTCTCACGGGCTGCCAGCTTATCAATTTCACCGCACATTTCTTTGGTAAGATAGACCGACGTAATAATTCGGTCGCTTTTTTTCGCCATGATATCCTCCCTTCGACATTAGTCAAAACTTAACAACGTCAGTTACTCTTTAACAAGGGTACAGGCTTTGCCTGTACGGTGTTTTTGCGGGTTGTTTAACAACCCTATTCCTGCCTTAACTCCAAAATCTGAGATTTTGGCATTAAGTAGCCCCTGCCGCAAAAACGGCAGGGGCGTGGGTCGCTTCGCTCCCAAAAGAGCGAAAACAAAAGTATGATCCGTGATATTAACAATAATTCAGGAACATGATAACCATGTTACACATCTACTCTCTTTAACGGGCAAATTTTTCACGATAAGTTAAATAGTCTAAAAATTTTGCAACGGCCAATGATACCGTTTTTTTGCTTCGCAAAGCAAGTCCGATTTTCCGATAGGCCGGTACATCCAGTTCTTTTACAACGATTCGGTATGGAACTCGCTTCAGAATCAGCTCTGGCAGTATACTGATGCCAAGGCCGCTTTCCACCATAGACATCACGGCATAATCGTCCCATGTGGTGAAGTGTGTTTTTGGAGACAAGCCGCATCGGTCAAATATTTCTGAGATTTCCGCTTTTGCACCCTTTTCCAGCAACATGAATGGGTATTCGCAGAGTGTAGCTACTGGCACTTTGTCATATTCCGTGAGCGGGTGTCCTTCTGGCAGAATTGCTAGAAGCTTATCTTGCTCTAAAAAAATTGTCTCCAGTTCTGTATGCGTCGGTAGGCGCAGAAAGCCGCAGTCCACTCGCCCCTCCAAAATCCACGTTTCAATTTCTGTATAGTCACCCAGGAGAAGCTCATAATCGATGTTCGGATAATCCTTTTGAAATTCCTTGATGATACTCGGCAGCCAGTGCGTCGCCACGCTGGAAAAGGTTCCGATACGGATTAGTCCTGATTGTAGTCCGTTGAGCTCATTCACCTGCATTTGTAGTTTTTGATATTCTTCACAGACCCCCTTAGCATATGGGAGTAACTTCGTGCCGTCTGAGGTCAGACGCACACCGGCACGACTACGTTCCAGTAGAATCACATTCCACTCCTTTTCAAGATCATTAATCATACGGCTAATTCCTGATTGAGAATAGTTCAGAATTTCCGCGGCTTTGGTGAAGCTTCCGTACTCAACTGTTTTGATGAACGCCATATATTTTAGAATATTCATATCCATTTTTTCGTCCTCTTTCATACGGTTTTGTGATTTTACAAATGATTATTATTCGTTTTTCAAATCATAAATTTAATGCTACAATAAAACCGTGAAAATTACAAGTAAAAGAGGGATGAATATGTTTTATGTGAGTGAAATTCAAACAACGGCACCTGCTAAATCCAAGACGCCGTTGCAGGAAATAGTTTATGAAACTTTGGAGAAATTGGATATTTCCTTTGAACGGGTTGATACCGACGAAGCCATCACAATGGAGGATTGCATTCAGATCAATACAAAGCTAGAAATGAAGATGGTGAAGACTTTGTTCTTGTGCAACCGACAGCAAACAGCCTTTTATCTCTTTATCACCTGTGGAGATAAGCCTTTTCGCTCCAAGGAATTTAGCAAATCTCTGGACATTGCTCGTGTTTCCTTTGCACCCTCAGATAAGATTGATACTATGCTGGGAACGAAGATTGGAGCTGCCACTGTTTTCAGTGCGTTGCTGGATGCAGATCATGCGGTACAAGTCGTTTTTGACAAGGATATTTTGTCTGAGGAATGGTACGGTTGCAGCGATGGAACTACTACTGGGTACATGAAGATTCGTACAGAACAAATCTTCCAAGATTTCCTTTCCTATGCCAAGCATACGCCATCTATCGTGGAGGTGTGATATGGGATTGTATCAGAATCGAATTGTTGTAAAAGTAGGTACTTCCACACTGACCAACGAAATGGGAATGAGCGATTTGCGTTCTTTTGACCGACTGGCCTGCGTTTTATCAGATATACAGAACATGGGATATGAAGTTATTCTGGTATCCTCCGGAGCGATTGCAGTGGGAATTAATAAGCTACAAATGAAGGCACGTCCCACCAGTATGCGTCTCAAACAGGCTGCCGCTGCAGTAGGACAATGCAACATCATGTTCCTCTATGACAAATTTTTCGGTGACTATGATAAGACCATTGCCCAGATATTGCTGAACGCTGAGGACATCGAGCAGGAGGAAAAGAAACAAAATCTGATAAATACATTCTGGAAATAGGTGTTATTCCCGTCGTAAACGAAAACGACTCTGTCAGTTATACGGAAATTGAATCGGAGGAGCGACTGTTTGGAGATAACGATATGCTCTCCGCTGTAGTAGCCGTTCTTTGCAGGGCAAAGAGGCTCGTCATCTTTTCAGACATTGATGGTCTGTATGACAGCGATCCACGCTTACATCCATGTGCGAAAAGGATTGAGTATATCGAACACATAGATGACAGCATTTATGCTCTGGCTGGTGGAGCCGGATCAAGGCGCGGTACAGGTGGAATGCGGACAAAGCTACAGGCGGCATCTCTTGCTACTGCACAAGGAATTGACACCATTATTACTAACGGCAAGAACCCTCACTCCTTATATGATATTGTCGGGGGTGGGAGCGCCGGAACAGTGTTTGTTGGAAGGTGCAGACTATGAAGCAGGCATATTTCAAGTACATCCTTGCGCTTCTACTTTTCGGTTCCAACGGAGTTGTTGCAAGCTATATCGGGTTAACCAGCTATGAAATTGTCCTTCTGCGCTCTCTGTTGGGCAGTATTCTACTGATCGTGGTTTTCTTTTTCACAGGACACAAACTGACTGTACTACAGCATAAAAAAGATTTCTGTTATATTGCACTATCTGGTATCGCAATGGGTGCTGACTGGCTACTTCTTTTCGAGGCCTTTGCTCAAATCGGTGTTAGTTTGGGAATGCTGATCAATTACTGTGGCCCTGTTATTGTAGTGGCGCTTTCTCCATTTCTGTTTAAGGAACGAATAAGCCCACAAAAATTGACCTCTCTGATTACAGCCCTTATAGGCGTCTTTCTTATCAGTGGGCAGGCGGCAACGGAAGGGGCCAACTTCTGGGGACTTCTCTGTGCAGGCCTGTCAGCAGTCTCTTACGCTGCCATGGTGATTTTCAACAAGAAGTCAAAGCAAGTCACAGGGATGGAAAACTCTACCCTTCAATTATTTTTCGCTTTTGTGACAGTATCAATTTTTATAGGATTCAAGCAATGTTTCTATATAGAAATTGCTACTGAGGATTGGTTACCAATTTTGTGGATTGGTCTGCTAAACACCGGGATAAGTTGCTATTTGTATTTTTCCTCCATCGGACGTCTACCAGTGCAGACTGTAGCAATCTGCGGCTATCTGGAACCGCTATCCGCAGTTGCTTTAGCAGCAGTGCTTTTGCAAGAATCCATGACAGTGACGCAGTTGTTTGGCGCCACAATGATTATCGGCGGTTCAGTTTTCGGAGAAATGACCTCATGGAAAAAAGTATCTAAATAACACTCCTTTGGTTGAGTTGAGCATTTTTTTATATCAATGCTCAGCTTGTTTCTTTTATATCCCCAATATAGTCCAGTCAATACTTGCATAAAGACTGTGAATAATTTTAAGTTTTCATAATACTGGACTCTTTCCTAATTGTTTATATTTATTAATTGAAACTTCGACTTTACTATGGTAAACTTTTTTATATATTTACCAAGGATAACTTTTTTGAAGCGGTAATGGGGAATTTAATTCTCTGCTCTGGGAACGAATTCGTATTTGATTAATTCGCATTAGGCGGATACGCATAATGCGAATCTTTCTTTGAAAAACAAGGGTGAACAATTTGATTATAAAAGATAACAAGCAATTCAATATGTTTCCCTCACATGTGGGGCTGAGAAAATATATTCAATATTACAACATCGTATTTCCATCGAATGATACATTTACAGCACAATATACGCTTATGCCTAACGCTTGCGGAACATTGTCGCTTGCTTTTGACGGAAACGCAGTCATTGCTGAATTGTGGGGAGCATCTTTAACCCCTGTTTTGTTAGGAATGGAAGCAAATAGTTATCATGTCCTACTGCTTATTCAGCTTTCGCCTTACGGGTTGTATCAAATCACACGTCAAAGCCAAGCGGAGTTTGCAGACAAACGCCTTTCGCTTGTGGACATCGACAACGAGTTGTTCCGTTTATTGCATCATGCTTTTGCAATATCAAAAACTGTAACCGACTTAGCGAACGCTTGCGAGGAAATTTTATACAAACGTATGGAAAATCATGTTGTTTCAAATGCTTTGCTATTGGCAACCAAAGCGATTTCTGATAATCATGGACAGCTACAAGTGAAAGAGATTGCCAGACTATCTTGTTATAGTGAACGGCAGCTAAACCGCTTGTTCCGCACACAAATTGGAATGAATGTTAAGGACTTTGCACGTTTAACCCGCTTTAATTATGTATTAAGGCACATTCAAAAATCACCTTGCTTTTTTGCGGCATTGTCACAACAAGCTGGCTATTTCGACCAAGCCCATTTTGATAAAGATTTCAAGGCTATCAGTGGTGTGTCACCCCAAAATTACTTGAAAACAATGTCGGATTTTTACTATGACGGCACAGAGATATACGATACACTATCCTCAAAGGAGGATTGAAAAATGAAATATCAAGGTTGTCTTTTAGCGGTTAAGGATATAGCCGCATCGAAACACTTTTATGAAAAGGTGCTTCATCAAAATGCAGTCATGGATATTGGCGTACATGTGACTTTTGAGGGTTTTTCTCTGCAACAAGGATATGCCGAACTCGTTGGTGTGGCAGTCAATAGCGTGAAAGAGCAGTCACATAACTTTCAAGTCTATTTTGAAGTGGATAATTTAGATGAAGTGTATGCCGAATTGAGAAAGATATCCAGTTTGCAATGGGTACATGAAATCAAAGAATACCCGTGGGGGCAGCGTGATATTCGGGTATATGACCCCGACAAGCACATTGTAGAAATTGCAGAGGATATGACCACGGTTATCAAACGCTTTTTTAATCAAGGCATGTCGGCAGAAGAAGTTGCTACACGCACAATGTTCCCTTTTGAGGTTGTAAAACAGTATGCGTTAGGCTTCGGTATGTGATACACGGCGGCTTTGGTAAATCAAAGCCGCTATTTTATTCCAAACAAGATCGGAGGAGACGGACAATGAGTAAATATGAGCCACTTTGGAAGGCGATAGGTCAACGCGCGGAGAACAGCTTTGCGCTGACCTATGCCGAGATTGAACAGATTCTGGGCTTTCCCATCGACCACGCCTTTTTAACCTTCAAGAAGGAGCTGCCCGCCTACGGCTACGAGGTTGGTAAGATCTCCATGAAGGCACAGACGGTGACGTTCAAACGCTGCGTTTGACAAGCGGCTGCGTTTCTGCTATCATCGGCTTCACCCATCCAAGAGGAGGAACACTATGAACTGGGAGCCATGGACAGGCTGTTACAAAATAAGTGATGGCTGTACAAATTGCTATTTTTATGGTCCGTATGCAAAACGCTATGGTCAAAGCACAATACAAAAAACAGATAAATTTGATTGGCCCGCAAGGAAAAATGCAAAGGGCGAATACAATATCAAAGGCAACAAAATTCTTCCAACCTGTTTTGCGACTGACTTTTTCCTGCCAGAAGCAGACGAGTGGCGTAAAGACATTTGGGCTATCATCAAGGAAAGAACTGATATTGATTTCTTGATTTTAACAAAGCGAATTGATCGTTTTCTCGTATCACTTCCACCCGATTGGGGTGCAGGCTATGACAATGTGAATATTGGTTGTACTGTCGAAAATCAAGCATTAGCTGATTACAGACTGCCACTCTTTTTATCTTATCCGATAAAGCGGCGGTTCATCGCTTGTGCCCCACTCTTAGAAAAGATAGATTTGACACCGTATCTTCGTGGAGTAGACCATGTGACAGTTGGCGGTGAAACGGGTCGAGAAGCTCGTGAATGTGATTATGATTGGGTACTTAATATCCGTGAACAATGCGTAAAAGCAAATGTAACATTTTGGTTCAAAAACACAGGCTCACTTTTTAAACGTGACGGTGTAGTGGAAAAAATAAATCCATTTAAGCAAACCAGTATAGCAAAAGAGCTTGTTATCAATATTTCAGATGGAAAAAGGTTGTTTTGACAGGAACAGAATAGCATAAAACATTATTGCCTGTTTTGTTTAATGAATGTTCTGAACGATCCAAACGAGGATACCCTCCGAAACTGATTTAATTCGTCCACCAGAGAAAAACTCACTAATTATGAAATTGAGCCGTTGCACCTCTTGATGCAACGGCTCCTTGTTCGTTATATGCCCAAAATCGTCCAGAGTATCCTGTGCATAAGGACGGTTATAGGTTTGCTTTCAAACACAAAAGGCAAAGATTCCAATGTTAATCAGAATCTTTGCCTTTTATTTAAAACATCAGTACGAATTATTCGCCCATGAATAACTTGATATCATCTTCAACTTGTCCGATACCTGCAATACCAAACTTTTCAACAAGGACTTTTGCAACATTAGGTGATAAAAATCCCGGTAAGGTAGGACCAAGGTGAATATTCTTAACCCCTAAATAAAGTAATGCAAGTAAGACAATTACCGCTTTTTGCTCATACCATGCGATGTTAAATGCAATCGGCAGATCGTTAACGTCCTCAAGTTCAAATATCTCTTTCAGCTTCAATGCGATTACTGCAAGAGAGTAGGAATCATTACATTGGCCAGCATCAAGAACTCTTGGAATACCACCAATATCTCCTAACTCAAGTTTATTGTAGCGGTACTTTGCACATCCTGCAGTAAGAATAACCGTATCCTTCGGTAGTTTTTCTGCAAACTCAGTGTAATATCCACGAGATTTCATTCTGCCATCACAGCCTGCCATAACGAAGAACTTTTTAATTGCACCTGATTTTACTGCATCAACTACTTTGTCTGCAAGGGCAAAAACTTGGTTGTGAGCAAAACCGCCAACAATATTGCCTGATTCAATTTCTACAGGAGGCTTACACTGCTTTGCCATCGCAATAATTTCAGAAAAATCTTTTTTGCCATTTTCATCAGCTGTGATGTGAGGGCATCCGGGATAGCCTGATGCACCGGAAGTAAAGATTCTTTGTCTGATTTCCTCACTTCTTGGAGGTACAATACAGTTTGTAGTAAATAAAATGGGGCCATTAAAGGTTTCAAATTCGGTCACTTGCTGCCACCATGAACCGCCGTAATTTCCCGCAAAATTATCATACTTTTTAAAGAAAGGATAGTAATGTGCAGGAAGCATTTCACTATGTGTATAAACATCGATACCAGTACCCTTGGTTTGTTCCAGTAGTTGCTCTAAATCAGTGAGATCATGGCCTGAAATCAGTATTCCAGGATTGTTTCTTACACCAATATTAACGCTGGTAATTTCAGGATTTCCATATTTGGAGGTATTGGCTTCGTCTAGCAGCGCCATCGCTTTCACGCCAAACTCGCCTGTCTTTAATGTTAATGCCACAAGATCATCTGCAGACAAAGAATCGTCAAGGGTTGAAGCAAGTGCTTCATAAATAAATGCATTGATAGCAAGATCTTCTTTTCCGATATTAAGGGCGTGATGTGTATACGCTGCCATACCTTTCAAACCATAGATAATCATTTCTCTAAGAGAACGAACATCTTCATTTTCCGTTGAAAGTACACCTACTTTAGATGCTTTGTCTAACATAGACGCTCTATCGATTACTTCAAACTCCGCCGCATCACCAAGGTTAACACCAGAAAGCTGTTTTTTTAGCCCGTTTCTAAATTCAATCATTTTATGGATTTGATTTTCGATTGCGCCATCATCAAAATTAGCGTTTGTAATAGTGATAAAAAGGCTTTTTAACACTTCATGGTTTACTTCACTTATGGATTTAACATCCACTTTTCCTTTTACCACGATTTCAGAAATCCCTTTTGTAACATAAATCAGCAAGTCTTGCAATTTTGCAACTTCCTCATTTTTGCCACACACACCTCTTACCTCACAACCGGTACCTTTTGCGGTTTCTTGGCATTGGTAACAAAACATACTCATAATCGTTCCCTCCTTCGTATTATTCCTTTACTGGTTCAAACTCATCTTTACCCACAAAGCAAATTGGGCAAACCCAATCATCAGGGATATCTTCAAACGCAGTTCCTGGGTCTATTCCACTATCCGGATCACCTATTTCTGGGTCATAGATATATCCACATGGGATACATACATATTTTATCATTATTTGTTTCTCCTTTCAATGATTATAAATTTTGTTTCACTATTTTAAAGGTGCCGGGGCTTTTACGACAATTAGCTCAAGCACATTTTCCAATACATTCTTAACATTCATCTTTGTATTCACAGGAATTTTCAAAAGAGTTCCCTTATTATATTGGTGCACTTCTTGATCATTTAGCCCTATAGATAAAGTCCCCCTTACCACTGTCATATAAACGTTAGAGTTGGAAAAATGTTCTGGGAGGCCTTCATCCTTATTAAAGATCATATGAATATAATGAATATTTTCATCCTGAATTACTCTTTCAACCGCTTTTTCATCTCCAGTGGACATTTCATAGACTTGCTCAATCATTTTGTATACCTCCTTTTTGTTATAGTTTTAAATTATGTGGTTAAATTATACAACACATGCGAAGAAATGTATGTTGTTTTTACAACATTTTCTACTTATTCATTGTAACGAATGGCGCTAACAGGACAAGCCAATATTGTTTGGTTAAGCCTTTCTTTGTCTATTTCAGAGTCAAAAGATTTAATATATGCTTTTTTACCTTGCATACCAAAAATCTCAGGATAATTTTTAGTACACAATGTGCAGCCCATACAAGATTCTCTGTTTAATGTAAGACCACTTGCTTTTTCTTCTTTCTGTACTATATCTTCGTCTTTAACGATTTTTGAAGTAATCCACGAAAATACTACTATTGCAATTACAGTTAATACCCAGCGAATTGCCATAAACTTTATTCCCAAAAATTTTGCTTCATTTAGCAGCATTGGAACCTTTATTACTGCCCACGAGCTTAAAATTATAACCAAATTTCGTACAGAAGCTCCCTTTTTGTGGAGCATTACACACATAGGAAATGCTGCATATATCGGTCCCGCAGATATGCTACCTAAAACGAACGACAATATAATACCTTTAACTTTGGATTCTTTTCCTAAGTATTTTGTGATTTTTTCCTTTGCAATCCATGTATCCAAAAGCGCGGTAAGAACAAATATCACCGGCATTATCATAAGCATTTCTTTAATGTAATAGGCACTGTTTTTAATTGATGTAACACCCATATCTGGTTTAAGTATAAACATCAGGATATAGGCAGCTACAACCACTATCAAGAAAGTATTATCTTTTGCTTTTTTTAAGATTTTCATACA
Proteins encoded in this window:
- a CDS encoding DUF5688 family protein → MNLMDYQQFLDAVCNQAKDYFPKEYQDAKVELNHMVKTNDQEMDGITIRREQDSLVPQIYLNGYFELYENGVSLNEILTDIAAQYFHRAVRSFENLPEDLSDYEQIKDRIVVQIINRDMNQMLLKEAFSKSIDHTDLAAVLKIPVHEDDHSSATIRVTKELMERWKLDSEVVYQDALKNTVKAYPAQITTLQSVIGEMMFPPSMFSNEVNWEMPEVCEMKSYEPYVLTTPSKQYGAATLLYPEVLQQISDNAQSNLFILPSSVHELLLMRDTGEVNAAELQAMVMGVNQEAVPPEEQLSDEVYYYDGKEHTLSMATVKEETAELKQRFQQNSDYAAFNQETGMEQEL
- a CDS encoding ribbon-helix-helix domain-containing protein, whose translation is MAKKSDRIITSVYLTKEMCGEIDKLAARENVSRNEQIRRFIEKGLDIEGYTQNVDFISSIIRQEFTAVYHIEDIKAVAEQQTNRLAKMLMKSGKIDAAGFFLLIKVLMNLAHDGTEDQFDQMLNEAVTLGVDYMQKKDFQINSFLQDTDNLRGLADKL
- a CDS encoding LysR family transcriptional regulator — its product is MDMNILKYMAFIKTVEYGSFTKAAEILNYSQSGISRMINDLEKEWNVILLERSRAGVRLTSDGTKLLPYAKGVCEEYQKLQMQVNELNGLQSGLIRIGTFSSVATHWLPSIIKEFQKDYPNIDYELLLGDYTEIETWILEGRVDCGFLRLPTHTELETIFLEQDKLLAILPEGHPLTEYDKVPVATLCEYPFMLLEKGAKAEISEIFDRCGLSPKTHFTTWDDYAVMSMVESGLGISILPELILKRVPYRIVVKELDVPAYRKIGLALRSKKTVSLAVAKFLDYLTYREKFAR
- a CDS encoding prolyl-tRNA synthetase associated domain-containing protein; protein product: MFYVSEIQTTAPAKSKTPLQEIVYETLEKLDISFERVDTDEAITMEDCIQINTKLEMKMVKTLFLCNRQQTAFYLFITCGDKPFRSKEFSKSLDIARVSFAPSDKIDTMLGTKIGAATVFSALLDADHAVQVVFDKDILSEEWYGCSDGTTTGYMKIRTEQIFQDFLSYAKHTPSIVEV
- a CDS encoding DMT family transporter; its protein translation is MKQAYFKYILALLLFGSNGVVASYIGLTSYEIVLLRSLLGSILLIVVFFFTGHKLTVLQHKKDFCYIALSGIAMGADWLLLFEAFAQIGVSLGMLINYCGPVIVVALSPFLFKERISPQKLTSLITALIGVFLISGQAATEGANFWGLLCAGLSAVSYAAMVIFNKKSKQVTGMENSTLQLFFAFVTVSIFIGFKQCFYIEIATEDWLPILWIGLLNTGISCYLYFSSIGRLPVQTVAICGYLEPLSAVALAAVLLQESMTVTQLFGATMIIGGSVFGEMTSWKKVSK
- a CDS encoding helix-turn-helix domain-containing protein — encoded protein: MNNLIIKDNKQFNMFPSHVGLRKYIQYYNIVFPSNDTFTAQYTLMPNACGTLSLAFDGNAVIAELWGASLTPVLLGMEANSYHVLLLIQLSPYGLYQITRQSQAEFADKRLSLVDIDNELFRLLHHAFAISKTVTDLANACEEILYKRMENHVVSNALLLATKAISDNHGQLQVKEIARLSCYSERQLNRLFRTQIGMNVKDFARLTRFNYVLRHIQKSPCFFAALSQQAGYFDQAHFDKDFKAISGVSPQNYLKTMSDFYYDGTEIYDTLSSKED
- a CDS encoding VOC family protein encodes the protein MKYQGCLLAVKDIAASKHFYEKVLHQNAVMDIGVHVTFEGFSLQQGYAELVGVAVNSVKEQSHNFQVYFEVDNLDEVYAELRKISSLQWVHEIKEYPWGQRDIRVYDPDKHIVEIAEDMTTVIKRFFNQGMSAEEVATRTMFPFEVVKQYALGFGM
- a CDS encoding DUF5131 family protein codes for the protein MNWEPWTGCYKISDGCTNCYFYGPYAKRYGQSTIQKTDKFDWPARKNAKGEYNIKGNKILPTCFATDFFLPEADEWRKDIWAIIKERTDIDFLILTKRIDRFLVSLPPDWGAGYDNVNIGCTVENQALADYRLPLFLSYPIKRRFIACAPLLEKIDLTPYLRGVDHVTVGGETGREARECDYDWVLNIREQCVKANVTFWFKNTGSLFKRDGVVEKINPFKQTSIAKELVINISDGKRLF
- the hcp gene encoding hydroxylamine reductase gives rise to the protein MSMFCYQCQETAKGTGCEVRGVCGKNEEVAKLQDLLIYVTKGISEIVVKGKVDVKSISEVNHEVLKSLFITITNANFDDGAIENQIHKMIEFRNGLKKQLSGVNLGDAAEFEVIDRASMLDKASKVGVLSTENEDVRSLREMIIYGLKGMAAYTHHALNIGKEDLAINAFIYEALASTLDDSLSADDLVALTLKTGEFGVKAMALLDEANTSKYGNPEITSVNIGVRNNPGILISGHDLTDLEQLLEQTKGTGIDVYTHSEMLPAHYYPFFKKYDNFAGNYGGSWWQQVTEFETFNGPILFTTNCIVPPRSEEIRQRIFTSGASGYPGCPHITADENGKKDFSEIIAMAKQCKPPVEIESGNIVGGFAHNQVFALADKVVDAVKSGAIKKFFVMAGCDGRMKSRGYYTEFAEKLPKDTVILTAGCAKYRYNKLELGDIGGIPRVLDAGQCNDSYSLAVIALKLKEIFELEDVNDLPIAFNIAWYEQKAVIVLLALLYLGVKNIHLGPTLPGFLSPNVAKVLVEKFGIAGIGQVEDDIKLFMGE
- the rd gene encoding rubredoxin, producing MIKYVCIPCGYIYDPEIGDPDSGIDPGTAFEDIPDDWVCPICFVGKDEFEPVKE
- a CDS encoding cupin domain-containing protein yields the protein MIEQVYEMSTGDEKAVERVIQDENIHYIHMIFNKDEGLPEHFSNSNVYMTVVRGTLSIGLNDQEVHQYNKGTLLKIPVNTKMNVKNVLENVLELIVVKAPAPLK
- a CDS encoding permease, producing MKILKKAKDNTFLIVVVAAYILMFILKPDMGVTSIKNSAYYIKEMLMIMPVIFVLTALLDTWIAKEKITKYLGKESKVKGIILSFVLGSISAGPIYAAFPMCVMLHKKGASVRNLVIILSSWAVIKVPMLLNEAKFLGIKFMAIRWVLTVIAIVVFSWITSKIVKDEDIVQKEEKASGLTLNRESCMGCTLCTKNYPEIFGMQGKKAYIKSFDSEIDKERLNQTILACPVSAIRYNE